A portion of the Caenorhabditis elegans chromosome III genome contains these proteins:
- the ZK757.2 gene encoding uncharacterized protein (Confirmed by transcript evidence), producing MTSRRIINREQRQCSQIRPYLYVSGLAALSPRVLSRFCVCINLIPGFRLSAPPHMKVVHLPLQDNETTDLSPHWANVYKEIEEARKGAGRALLLCAMGISRSATFGIAYVMQYEKKTLHDSYKAVQLARNIICPNVGFFQQLIDLEQKLRGKVSCKIIEPLPGCKVPDVIWQELYDEMIMSMSQDDRHSLASCNLSARSTTNDTMSLRSLNMVNDTSRSLASFHLTHRPIGASPTLLVPSSSSSSSVRGPIPLQRAHTEPPKEASILPKSALRDKSKSGEKKKKWRLSFHKDVV from the exons ATGACGTCAAGGCGAATCATTAATCGAGAGCAAAGACAGTGCTCACAGATTCGACCTTATTTATATGTATCTGGATTGGCGGCTCTTTCTCCGAGAGTTCTTT CTCGATTCTGTGTGTGCATAAATCTGATTCCGGGATTCCGACTCTCGGCTCCACCTCATATGAAAGTAGTTCATCTACCACTTCAAGACAACGAGACAACTGATTTATCACCTCATTGGGCAAATGTGTACAAG GAAATTGAGGAAGCACGGAAAGGAGCCGGAAGAGCTCTCTTGTTATGTGCAATGGGTATCTCGAGATCTGCCACGTTTGGAATCGCTTATGTGATGCAATACGAGAA aaaaaccCTCCACGACTCGTACAAAGCCGTTCAACTTGCTCGTAACATCATCTGCCCAAACGTCGGATTCTTCCAACAGCTCATAGATCTTGAACAGAAG CTCCGGGGAAAAGTATCCTGTAAAATAATTGAGCCTTTACCTGGATGCAAAGTTCCCGACGTCATTTGGCAAGAGCTCTATGATGAAATGATAATGAGTATGAGCCAAGATGATCGGCATTCTTTAGCTTCTTGTAATTTATCT gcaagAAGCACAACCAACGATACAATGTCACTTCGGTCTCTCAATATGGTCAATGATACTTCCAG ATCCCTTGCTTCATTCCACTTAACTCATCGACCAATCGGAGCTTCTCCAACTCTACTTGTtccatcttcatcatcatcctcATCAGTTCGTGGACCAATTCCACTACAAAGAGCTCATACAGAACCTCCAAAAGAAGCATCA
- the alg-4 gene encoding Putative protein tag-76 (Confirmed by transcript evidence): MSRRNATSFVDNNTLTSSEGLTSGVFSWALERLPTCLREELQLPLTDTGSCWQTN, from the exons ATGTCAAGAAGGAATGCGACAAGTTTTGTGGATAACAACACGCTGACTAGTTCAG AAGGGCTCACCTCCGGCGTCTTCTCATGGGCGCTTGAACgcttgcctacctgcctacgaGAAGAGCTCCAGCTTCCTCTCACCGACACAGGATCTTGTTGGCAAACTAATTGA
- the alg-4 gene encoding Putative protein tag-76 (Confirmed by transcript evidence) gives MSRRNATSFVDNNTLTSSGISGSGSMSPPITSRPASGQASPLTSNGSLSPPQYADDQGSVSYNLDSPRDLSPLLLSELACLNMREVVARPGLGTIGRQIPVKSNFFAMDLKNPKMVVIQYHVEIHHPGCRKLDKDEMRIIFWKAVSDHPNIFHNKFALAYDGAHQLYTVARLEFPDDQGSVRLDCEASLPKDNRDRTRCAISIQNVGPVLLEMQRTRTNNLDERVLTPIQILDIICRQSLTCPLLKNSANFYTWKSSCYRIPTAAGQALDLEGGKEMWTGFFSSAHIASNYRPLLNIDVAHTAFYKTRITVLQFMCDVLNERTSKPNRNNPRGPGGPGGPGGYRGGRGGGRGGSYGNFGNRGPPGANVRDDFGGNGLTFTMDTLSRDTQLSSFETRIFGDAIRGMKIRAAHRPNAIRVYKVNSLQLPADKLMFQGIDEEGRQVVCSVADYFSEKYGPLKYPKLPCLHVGPPTRNIFLPMEHCLIDSPQKYNKKMSEKQTSAIIKAAAVDATQREDRIKQLAAQASFGTDPFLKEFGVAVSSQMIQTTARVIQPPPIMFGGNNRSVNPVVFPKDGSWTMDNQTLYMPATCRSYSMIALVDPRDQTSLQTFCQSLTMKATAMGMNFPRWPDLVKYGRSKEDVCTLFTEIADEYRVTNTVCDCIIVVLQSKNSDIYMTVKEQSDIVHGIMSQCVLMKNVSRPTPATCANIVLKLNMKMGGINSRIVADKITNKYLVDQPTMVVGIDVTHPTQAEMRMNMPSVAAIVANVDLLPQSYGANVKVQKKCRESVVYLLDAIRERIITFYRHTKQKPARIIVYRDGVSEGQFSEVLREEIQSIRTACLAIAEDFRPPITYIVVQKRHHARIFCKYQNDMVGKAKNVPPGTTVDTGIVSPEGFDFYLCSHYGVQGTSRPARYHVLLDECKFTADEIQSITYGMCHTYGRCTRSVSIPTPVYYADLVATRARCHVKRKLGLADNNDCDTNSRSSTLASLLNVRTGSGKGKKSYAPSVDDESYSLSDATSDQILQDCVSVATDFKSRMYFI, from the exons ATGTCAAGAAGGAATGCGACAAGTTTTGTGGATAACAACACGCTGACTAGTTCAG GGATCTCAGGATCTGGTTCAATGTCACCACCGATAACATCTCGTCCAGCGTCAGGACAAGCGTCACCGCTCACATCGAATGGATCACTGTCACCACCGCAATATGCCGATGATCAAGGATCTGTGTCCTACAACTTAGACTCGCCACGTGACTTGAGTCCTCTTCTCTTATCG gaGTTGGCTTGTCTCAATATGCGTGAGGTGGTTGCCAGACCAGGACTTGGAACTATCGGACGACAGATTCCGgtgaaatccaatttttttgcgatgGATCTGAAGAATCCAAAGATGGTTGTAATTCAATACCATGTGGAAATTCATCATCCGGGATGTAGAAAATTGGACAA agacgAAATGCGTATAATCTTCTGGAAAGCTGTGTCAGATCATCCCAACATTTTCCACAACAAGTTTGCGTTGGCATATGATGGAGCTCACCAGCTGTATACAGTTGCACGTCTCGAATTCCCAGATGACCAAGGATCTGTTCGTCTTGATTGTGAGGCGTCTCTTCCAAAGGATAATCGTGATCGTACTCGTTGTGCCATTTCAATTCAGAATGTTGGACCTGTCTTGCTTGAGATGCAACGTACTCGTACCAATAATTTGGATGAACGTGTGCTCACTCCAATCCAGATTTTGGACATCATTTGTCGTCAATCATTGACTTGTCCTCTTCTGAAGAACTCTGCCAATTTTTACACCTGGAAATCGTCTTGCTACCGTATTCCAACGGCTGCTGGACAGGCTCTTGATTTGGAAGGAGGCAAAGAAATGTGGACTGGATTCTTCTCAAGTGCTCACATTGCAAGCAACTACCGTCCTCTTTTGAACATTGATGTGGCTCATACAGCATTCTACAAGACGCGTATCACTGTTCTTCAATTCATGTGCGACGTTTTGAACGAAAGAACATCGAAGCCGAATCGAAACAATCCACGTGGACCTGGAGGACCTGGAGGACCCGGAGGATATCGTGGTGGAAGAGGTGGTGGAAGAGGAGGCAGCTACGGGAACTTTGGTAATCGTGGACCACCTGGGGCAAATGTTCGTGATGACTTTGGTGGAAATGGACTCACATTCACTATGGATACATTGAGCCGTGATACTCAATTGTCGAGCTTTGAAACTCGTATATTTGGAGATGCGATTCGTGGAATGAAGATTCGTGCGGCTCATCGCCCAAATGCAATTCGTGTCTACAAAGTGAATAGTCTTCAACTGCCAGCTGATAAATTGAT GTTTCAAGGAATCGATGAGGAAGGACGCCAAGTTGTGTGCTCGGTTGCTGACTACTTCTCTGAGAAGTATGGACCACTCAAGTATCCAAAACTTCCATGCCTTCATGTTGGTCCACCAACTCGCAATATCTTCCTGCCAATGGAACATTGTTTGATTGATTCTCCTCAGAAGTACAACAAAAAGATGTCTGAAAAACAGACGAGTGCCATCATCAAG GCTGCAGCAGTTGACGCAACTCAACGTGAAGATCGTATCAAGCAATTGGCTGCTCAAGCATCGTTTGGTACTGATCCATTCCTCAAAGAGTTCGGAGTTGCTGTGTCTTCTCAAATGATTCAAACAACTGCTCGTGTCATCCAGCCACCACCAATCATGTTCGGAGGAAACAATCGTTCAGTGAATCCAGTGGTGTTCCCAAAGGACGGATCATGGACAATGGATAATCAGACACTGTACATGCCTGCCACTTGCCGTAGTTATTCAATGATTGCTCTTGTCGATCCACGTGATCAGACATCTCTCCAGACATTCTGTCAATCGTTGACAATGAAAGCTACCGCAATGGGAATGAACTTCCCGCGTTGGCCGGATCTTGTGAAGTACGGAAGATCGAAGGAAGATGTTTGCACTCTTTTCACGGAGATTGCTGACGAATATCGTGTGACCAACACAGTTTGTGACTGTATCATTGTGGTTCTTCAGTCCAAAAACTCAGACATCTACA TGACTGTGAAGGAGCAATCTGACATTGTTCATGGAATCATGTCACAGTGTGTTCTCATGAAGAATGTAAGCCGTCCAACTCCAGCGACTTGTGCCAACATTGTGCTCAAGCTTAACATGAAAATGGGAGGAATCAACAGTCGTATTGTTGCTGATAAAATCACCAATAAATATCTTGTTGATCAACCAACCATGGTTGTTGGAATTGATGTCACTCATCCAACTCAAGCCGAGATGCGAATGAATATGCCATCAGTTGCAGCT ATCGTTGCTAACGTTGACTTGCTTCCACAGTCGTATGGTGCCAATGTAAAGGTGCAGAAGAAGTGCCGTGAATCGGTTGTCTACTTGTTGGATGCCATTCGTGAGAGAATCATTACCTTCTACAG ACATACCAAGCAAAAGCCAGCTCGCATCATTGTCTATCGTGATGGAGTGTCTGAAGGGCAGTTCTCTGAAGTTCTCCGCGAAGAGATTCAATCAATTCGTACAGCTTGCCTTGCAATTGCTGAAGACTTCCGTCCACCCATCACCTACATCGTTGTTCAAAAGAGACATCATGCTCGCATCTTCTGCAAGTACCAGAACGATATGGTTGGAAAAGCAAAGAACGTTCCACCTGGTACCACAGTTGACACTGGAATCGTCTCTCCCGAAGGATTTGATTTCTATCTGTGCTCTCACTACGGAGTACAGGGAACTTCTCGTCCTGCAAGATATCATGTTCTTCTGGATGAATGCAAGTTCACTGCTGATGAAATCCAAAGCATCACCTACGGAATGTGTCATACATATGGTCGTTGTACTCGTTCGGTCTCCATTCCAACTCCAGTTTATTATGCTGATTTGGTCGCTACTCGTGCACGCTGTCACGTCAAGAGAAAGCt cggTCTTGCCGACAACAATGATTGTGACACCAACTCGCGCTCTTCAACGCTTGCTTCATTGCTCAATGTGAGAACTGGAAGTGGAAAAGGAAAGAAATCGTATGCTCCAAGTGTTGATGATGAAT CGTACTCTCTTTCTGATGCTACTTCGGACCAAATCCTTCAAGACTGTGTCTCGGTTGCAACGGACTTCAAGAGTCGTATGTACTTCATTTGA
- the mam-7 gene encoding MAM domain-containing protein (Confirmed by transcript evidence): protein MERIHILFAFVCFLATIQENDSCTPFGRESLLISPTMLGVSSSSGSEPGLSRPAVTNNNMFPSSVRARGEKNTNFGIPNGVMKSNKEMSVSLGVPSSPAILDASELNCLEFDETCRWRNVDGMFVDELDWYQGSGELDQDRLSIATATNVLPQGQYAIAATDMVQFPTIKAVLVSDQIGCQVGDGEIRFKYWTSPEVQLKVCVKKLSKVYPDFDFCSHIIEKNDPGPVFINIPEQGPVPFQIYIIADHFTFNSDNLKGGFAIIDSIEYYARMCSLEEKSSFDYSQKDSSHSIPLIPLAESKDEFEDESSHVTVKREDSSFETLHAFAAVPNFNLGIPKGSGERTGIVDFGSRQDSENLMNSMIKLRQPASHETNEINDKFINMASSSDSSISTICEAIVCSFNETEPCSNMAIQSDWNIGTGPIGNPLTGVKGDASFLPFNENGSYAYISGPQIKSRLQTPSFNVDKAVTVVFSYYKADKSSQFQAIVKRENKEEIVVFEAPKLTRNSRRWFRESLNISAGKYDYIAFEISNLRPNHYVGIDEMFVVDDRRKSFCFHGL, encoded by the exons atggAAAGAATACACATTTTGTTCgcttttgtttgttttctggCTACAATCCAGGAAAACG aTTCATGTACACCATTCGGAAGGGAAAGTCTGCTCATATCACCAACAATGTTAGGTGTATCCTCATCTTCTG GTTCGGAGCCAGGACTCTCACGACCAGCAGTAACTAATAACAATATGTTTCCGTCAAGTGTTCGAGCACGCGGCGAGAAgaatacaaattttggaataccAAACGGAGTCATGAAATCAAATAAGGAGATGTCTgttt CTCTCGGTGTTCCATCCTCTCCGGCAATCCTTGATGCAAGTGAGCTCAATTGTTTGGAGTTTGATGAAACATGTCGATGGAGAAATGTTGATGGAATGTTTGTGGATGAACTTGATTGGTATCAAGGATCTGGAGAATTAGATCAAGATAGATTATCGATTGCAACTGCTACAAATGTACTTCCAC AGGGACAATATGCAATTGCGGCAACCGACATGGTTCAGTTCCCAACAATAAAAGCCGTTCTGGTATCCGATCAAATTGGTTGTCAAGTTGGAGATGGTGAAATCCGTTTCAA ATATTGGACATCCCCAGAAGTTCAACTGAAAGTTTGCGTGAAAAAGCTCTCAAAAGTGTACccagattttgatttttgcag tcatataATTGAGAAGAATGATCCAGGACCGGTGTTTATCAATATTCCGGAACAAGGGCCTGTACCATTCCAAATTTATATAATTGCTGATCATTTTACATTTAATTCGGATAATCTTAAAGGAGGATTCGCGATCATTGATTCAATTGAATATTATGCAAGAATGTGCAGTTTGGAGGAAAAATCATCGTTTGATTATAGTCAG aaagacTCTTCCCACAGTATTCCATTAATACCACTTGCTGAATCAAAAGATGAATTTGAAGATGAAAGTTCTCATGTGACTGTGAAAAGAGAAGATTCATCTTTTGAAACTCTTCATGCTTTTGCTGCAGTACCCAACTTTAATCTTGGAATACCTAAAGGTTCTGGAGAAAGAACTGGAATTGTGGATTTTGGTTCAAGGCAggactctgaaaatttgatgaacTCTATG atcaaaCTTCGGCAACCAGCTAGTCACGAGACAAATGAAATAAATGATAAATTCATAAATATGGCATCTTCCTCTGATTCTTcaatttctacaatttgtGAAGCAATTGTTTGTTCTTTTAATGAAACAGAACCATGTTCAAATATGGCAATTCAATCAGATTGGAATATTGGAACTGGTCCAATTGGTAATCCATTAACTGGAGTTAAAGGAGATGCTTCTTTTCTTCCATTCAATGAAA ATGGTTCATATGCTTACATCTCTGGACCACAAATCAAATCTCGCCTTCAAACGCCATCATTTAATGTGGATAAAGCTGTGACAGTTGTATTTTCCTATTATAAG gctgATAAATCAAGTCAATTCCAAGCAATtgtgaaaagagaaaataaagaagaaaTTGTAGTTTTCGAAGCACCAAAACTAACAAGGAATTCACGAAGATGGTTCAGggaaagtttgaatatttcagcTGGAAAATATGATTAT atcgcatttgaaatttccaatctCCGACCCAATCATTATGTTGGTATTGATGAGATGTTTGTTGTCGACGATCGAAGGAAATCGTTTTGTTTCCATGGATTATAA
- the alg-4 gene encoding Putative protein tag-76 (Confirmed by transcript evidence), which yields MSRRNATSFVDNNTLTSSGSGSMSPPITSRPASGQASPLTSNGSLSPPQYADDQGSVSYNLDSPRDLSPLLLSELACLNMREVVARPGLGTIGRQIPVKSNFFAMDLKNPKMVVIQYHVEIHHPGCRKLDKDEMRIIFWKAVSDHPNIFHNKFALAYDGAHQLYTVARLEFPDDQGSVRLDCEASLPKDNRDRTRCAISIQNVGPVLLEMQRTRTNNLDERVLTPIQILDIICRQSLTCPLLKNSANFYTWKSSCYRIPTAAGQALDLEGGKEMWTGFFSSAHIASNYRPLLNIDVAHTAFYKTRITVLQFMCDVLNERTSKPNRNNPRGPGGPGGPGGYRGGRGGGRGGSYGNFGNRGPPGANVRDDFGGNGLTFTMDTLSRDTQLSSFETRIFGDAIRGMKIRAAHRPNAIRVYKVNSLQLPADKLMFQGIDEEGRQVVCSVADYFSEKYGPLKYPKLPCLHVGPPTRNIFLPMEHCLIDSPQKYNKKMSEKQTSAIIKAAAVDATQREDRIKQLAAQASFGTDPFLKEFGVAVSSQMIQTTARVIQPPPIMFGGNNRSVNPVVFPKDGSWTMDNQTLYMPATCRSYSMIALVDPRDQTSLQTFCQSLTMKATAMGMNFPRWPDLVKYGRSKEDVCTLFTEIADEYRVTNTVCDCIIVVLQSKNSDIYMTVKEQSDIVHGIMSQCVLMKNVSRPTPATCANIVLKLNMKMGGINSRIVADKITNKYLVDQPTMVVGIDVTHPTQAEMRMNMPSVAAIVANVDLLPQSYGANVKVQKKCRESVVYLLDAIRERIITFYRHTKQKPARIIVYRDGVSEGQFSEVLREEIQSIRTACLAIAEDFRPPITYIVVQKRHHARIFCKYQNDMVGKAKNVPPGTTVDTGIVSPEGFDFYLCSHYGVQGTSRPARYHVLLDECKFTADEIQSITYGMCHTYGRCTRSVSIPTPVYYADLVATRARCHVKRKLGLADNNDCDTNSRSSTLASLLNVRTGSGKGKKSYAPSVDDESYSLSDATSDQILQDCVSVATDFKSRMYFI from the exons ATGTCAAGAAGGAATGCGACAAGTTTTGTGGATAACAACACGCTGACTAGTTCAG GATCTGGTTCAATGTCACCACCGATAACATCTCGTCCAGCGTCAGGACAAGCGTCACCGCTCACATCGAATGGATCACTGTCACCACCGCAATATGCCGATGATCAAGGATCTGTGTCCTACAACTTAGACTCGCCACGTGACTTGAGTCCTCTTCTCTTATCG gaGTTGGCTTGTCTCAATATGCGTGAGGTGGTTGCCAGACCAGGACTTGGAACTATCGGACGACAGATTCCGgtgaaatccaatttttttgcgatgGATCTGAAGAATCCAAAGATGGTTGTAATTCAATACCATGTGGAAATTCATCATCCGGGATGTAGAAAATTGGACAA agacgAAATGCGTATAATCTTCTGGAAAGCTGTGTCAGATCATCCCAACATTTTCCACAACAAGTTTGCGTTGGCATATGATGGAGCTCACCAGCTGTATACAGTTGCACGTCTCGAATTCCCAGATGACCAAGGATCTGTTCGTCTTGATTGTGAGGCGTCTCTTCCAAAGGATAATCGTGATCGTACTCGTTGTGCCATTTCAATTCAGAATGTTGGACCTGTCTTGCTTGAGATGCAACGTACTCGTACCAATAATTTGGATGAACGTGTGCTCACTCCAATCCAGATTTTGGACATCATTTGTCGTCAATCATTGACTTGTCCTCTTCTGAAGAACTCTGCCAATTTTTACACCTGGAAATCGTCTTGCTACCGTATTCCAACGGCTGCTGGACAGGCTCTTGATTTGGAAGGAGGCAAAGAAATGTGGACTGGATTCTTCTCAAGTGCTCACATTGCAAGCAACTACCGTCCTCTTTTGAACATTGATGTGGCTCATACAGCATTCTACAAGACGCGTATCACTGTTCTTCAATTCATGTGCGACGTTTTGAACGAAAGAACATCGAAGCCGAATCGAAACAATCCACGTGGACCTGGAGGACCTGGAGGACCCGGAGGATATCGTGGTGGAAGAGGTGGTGGAAGAGGAGGCAGCTACGGGAACTTTGGTAATCGTGGACCACCTGGGGCAAATGTTCGTGATGACTTTGGTGGAAATGGACTCACATTCACTATGGATACATTGAGCCGTGATACTCAATTGTCGAGCTTTGAAACTCGTATATTTGGAGATGCGATTCGTGGAATGAAGATTCGTGCGGCTCATCGCCCAAATGCAATTCGTGTCTACAAAGTGAATAGTCTTCAACTGCCAGCTGATAAATTGAT GTTTCAAGGAATCGATGAGGAAGGACGCCAAGTTGTGTGCTCGGTTGCTGACTACTTCTCTGAGAAGTATGGACCACTCAAGTATCCAAAACTTCCATGCCTTCATGTTGGTCCACCAACTCGCAATATCTTCCTGCCAATGGAACATTGTTTGATTGATTCTCCTCAGAAGTACAACAAAAAGATGTCTGAAAAACAGACGAGTGCCATCATCAAG GCTGCAGCAGTTGACGCAACTCAACGTGAAGATCGTATCAAGCAATTGGCTGCTCAAGCATCGTTTGGTACTGATCCATTCCTCAAAGAGTTCGGAGTTGCTGTGTCTTCTCAAATGATTCAAACAACTGCTCGTGTCATCCAGCCACCACCAATCATGTTCGGAGGAAACAATCGTTCAGTGAATCCAGTGGTGTTCCCAAAGGACGGATCATGGACAATGGATAATCAGACACTGTACATGCCTGCCACTTGCCGTAGTTATTCAATGATTGCTCTTGTCGATCCACGTGATCAGACATCTCTCCAGACATTCTGTCAATCGTTGACAATGAAAGCTACCGCAATGGGAATGAACTTCCCGCGTTGGCCGGATCTTGTGAAGTACGGAAGATCGAAGGAAGATGTTTGCACTCTTTTCACGGAGATTGCTGACGAATATCGTGTGACCAACACAGTTTGTGACTGTATCATTGTGGTTCTTCAGTCCAAAAACTCAGACATCTACA TGACTGTGAAGGAGCAATCTGACATTGTTCATGGAATCATGTCACAGTGTGTTCTCATGAAGAATGTAAGCCGTCCAACTCCAGCGACTTGTGCCAACATTGTGCTCAAGCTTAACATGAAAATGGGAGGAATCAACAGTCGTATTGTTGCTGATAAAATCACCAATAAATATCTTGTTGATCAACCAACCATGGTTGTTGGAATTGATGTCACTCATCCAACTCAAGCCGAGATGCGAATGAATATGCCATCAGTTGCAGCT ATCGTTGCTAACGTTGACTTGCTTCCACAGTCGTATGGTGCCAATGTAAAGGTGCAGAAGAAGTGCCGTGAATCGGTTGTCTACTTGTTGGATGCCATTCGTGAGAGAATCATTACCTTCTACAG ACATACCAAGCAAAAGCCAGCTCGCATCATTGTCTATCGTGATGGAGTGTCTGAAGGGCAGTTCTCTGAAGTTCTCCGCGAAGAGATTCAATCAATTCGTACAGCTTGCCTTGCAATTGCTGAAGACTTCCGTCCACCCATCACCTACATCGTTGTTCAAAAGAGACATCATGCTCGCATCTTCTGCAAGTACCAGAACGATATGGTTGGAAAAGCAAAGAACGTTCCACCTGGTACCACAGTTGACACTGGAATCGTCTCTCCCGAAGGATTTGATTTCTATCTGTGCTCTCACTACGGAGTACAGGGAACTTCTCGTCCTGCAAGATATCATGTTCTTCTGGATGAATGCAAGTTCACTGCTGATGAAATCCAAAGCATCACCTACGGAATGTGTCATACATATGGTCGTTGTACTCGTTCGGTCTCCATTCCAACTCCAGTTTATTATGCTGATTTGGTCGCTACTCGTGCACGCTGTCACGTCAAGAGAAAGCt cggTCTTGCCGACAACAATGATTGTGACACCAACTCGCGCTCTTCAACGCTTGCTTCATTGCTCAATGTGAGAACTGGAAGTGGAAAAGGAAAGAAATCGTATGCTCCAAGTGTTGATGATGAAT CGTACTCTCTTTCTGATGCTACTTCGGACCAAATCCTTCAAGACTGTGTCTCGGTTGCAACGGACTTCAAGAGTCGTATGTACTTCATTTGA
- the ZK757.10 gene encoding Snake toxin/toxin-like domain-containing protein (Confirmed by transcript evidence), whose protein sequence is MIRLDVIFIFVSISLLFGSSLRCYSCSFSFNEMYDPEHRDAWCANESLVQFEPDETAKICAPWEKFCVTAVNTINKAFTSVSRGCGERCSELCESIGYGQDQVNCDDCCEEDLCNSNYSIQYYEVLMSRQYTSWTTPLPGELAFNRKNNLKFPY, encoded by the exons ATGATTCGCCTTGACGTCATCTTTATATTTGTCTCAATTTCACTATTATTTGGATCTTCACTCCGATGCTACAGTTGCTCGTTCTCTTTCAACGAGATGTACGATCCGGAGCACAG AGATGCATGGTGTGCGAATGAATCATTAGTACAGTTTGAACCAGATGAGACAGCTAAAATATGTGCTCCGTGGGAAAAGTTTTGCGTG aCAGCAGTGAACACTATAAACAAGGCATTTACCAGTGTGAGCAGAGGATGTGGAGAACGTTGTTCTGAACTTTGTGAATCAATTGGATATGGACAAGATCAG GTAAATTGTGACGATTGTTGTGAGGAGGATCTTTGTAATTCAAACTATTCCATTCAATATTATGAGGTTTTAATGAGCAGGCAGTATACTTCATGGACTACTCCGTTACCTGGAGAG CTAGCATTCAATCGGAAGAACAACTTGAAGTTTCCCTATTAA